From the Candidatus Zymogenaceae bacterium genome, the window TCCTTCTTCAAAGGTTTTTGCAGAATGCCGGTAACGCCGAGCTTTGCCGTGCTTATCTGCTTGGAAAGCTCATCGCCGATGGAGCTGAGAAAAAATATTGGACCCTCAAATCCGGTGCTTCTGATTTCCTCCACAAACGCGATTCCGGCATCAATTTCTTCCATCATTATATCAACGATCAGGAGATCCGGTTTTTCCTTGTTGAATACATCCTTCCCTTCATGGGCGCTGGGGGCTTCAATCATGATATAGCCACCCGACTCCAACACAGCACGAGCCGCATCCAGGATATCCTGATCGTCATCAATTACAAGAATGACATGCTTGCCATCTTTCATATGCATCCTCCTTCACCTTAAATGTTTCTATCCTAATGATATTGAAAATGTGTGTGAATTGCATATTGGTCACCCATCCATTCCGTTCATGACATATTCTGATGCCCTTTCGTTCCGGTCGGGTAACACGAAATATCCTTTATTTATACCACAAACCAATATAAAAATACTATCTTAAAAAAACCGTTTGTCAACAATTCTCTCCAATACTTATGCGATATTCCCTTCAATCATTTTATCCTGGTCGATTTCCGTCTGTTCTTTCAGCGTAATGGTGAATGTGGTTCCGATATCCGGAGTACTTTCCACTCCAATATCTCCCCCATAGAGTGTGACCAGCTTTTTTACAATTGAAAGGCCGAGACCGCTGCCCTGTATGTTTTTAGTCGCGGAATTTTTGATGCGAACAAAATCATTGAAAATCCTGCCGGCGTCCTCGTCCGACATCCCAATGCCGGTGTCCTTTACGGTAACGTAAATGGTATCGTCCGTCCGTTTGATGAGAATATCAACGCTGCCGCCGTCTTTGTTATACTTTACCGCATTCGAGATCAAATTGTTGAAAATAATGACGAATTCATCACGGTCCCCCGTGATTTCAACATCGGCATCACATAAAAGATTGAGAGAAATGTCCCGTTCCGCGGCCTCGGCCATCATGTTTTCCATGGACTCCACAGCGATCTCTCTCAGCGTAAGCCGCTCGAGAGTGCGTATTTTCTGTCCCGACTCGATCCGTGTCAGATCCAGAAGATCCCTGATGAGTTTCCTCATGCCCTCTATACGGATGACACATCTCTCAACCATTTTGGAATAGGATTCTACTTCATCTCCGAGCGTCTTATCATGGATAATCTGGAGATATCCATCTATGGCGTTGAGGGGAGATTTGAGCTCATGGGCTAAAACCGAGATGAACTGGAACCGTATCTGCCGTTTTTCCTCCAGGTAACGCTGGGCCTGCTGCTGAAGTATTAATCTCGTCGCTGCCTTCTGAACAACGCTTTTGAGCTCGTCCGGTGTAAAAGGTTTCGCGAGAAAATCATAGGCGCCGCGTTTTATGGTAACGACAGCGGTTTCTATGGTAGCAAACGCGGTAATCATGATAACAAGCACATCGGAATCCTTGTTCAACTGCATACGTTCAAGGATATCCGACCCGAGCATATCCGGAAGCTTGTAATCAAGAAGTACGAGATGCGGTTTTTCGGCCTCTATCGCCGCAAGACCATCCGTGCCGGTATGCGCCAGTGAAATATCAAATGATATTTCTTCATCGATCTCATTTACGATAAAACTGTATCGTCGAAGCGCCCGCTCAATGGCACGACACATCCCCTCTTCATCATCAATTACCAGAACTCGCAGTCGCTCCATTTCACCTTCCGCTATTTTTGCTCCAAGAGCCGCTCAATTTCATAGAGAAGCTGCTCGGTCCTCACCGGCTTGTTCAGAAACACGTCCGCTCGAACCCATGAGCGTTCTTCATCAGTTGCGGCATCGAAGGAAAAGCCGGTCTCGGTTACAACGGCTGAAATCATAATTATCGGCAATTCCGGCTTTTTCTTCTTAATATGGTAACAGAGAGAGAATCCGCTGTCAACGTGTTCCAGCATCAGATCCACAATCGCGATGTCCGGATTTTTTTCAGCGAGATATTCACTCGCCGTTGTGACACCATCTGCGGTATCGACTCGATAGCCGGCAGCCTCCAGATTAATGCGTAATTGCTCACGCAGATCCTGGTCATCATCCACCACGAGTATCGTTTTTTTCATTTATAAACCACCTGTAACGTCTGAGAAAGAATATTATCAACTAATCCGGGTCTTTGTAAAGCCTCTTAAGACATTTGGTGCTCCCTATCGATCGAAGGTATATCCCCACTATAGTGAAATATATCATATACTGGGATTTCCGTGTTCTCATGGGTGTTCATCGTTTTCCAATTGGCTGTTTCGCGGCAACCGTATGGTAAACGTCGTTCCGGTGGGCCCTGCATCCGGATCCGTGTTCGACTGTACATCAATACCGCCTCGGTGCATCTTGATGATTCCGTAACTCACGGCCAGACCCAGCCCGGTACCTTTTCCCATCTGTTTGGTCGTATAGAATGGTTCGAAAATTTTCTTCAAATATTCCTGTGCGATACCGATCCCACTGTCCGTTATAGCGATGAATACCTCATCATCGGTTCCATCTACCCGTATGTTCAATTTGCCATGTCCCGACATGGCATGAACCGCATTGTCAACGATATTTGTAATCACCTGAATGATCTGAGTAGTGTCCACTTCGGCAACGGGATTATCACAGGTGCATTCCAGCTCGATGCCGATCCCGCTACTTATGTTCATCTGGTTGATTGTCCGTTCAACCAAAGAATAGAGATTCTGGCTCTGCAGCTCCACTCTGTTCTTCCGTGCAAACTGCAAAAGATCCGACACGATCCGTTTGCATCTATCCGCCTGTTGCGCGATCATTGTCAGATCCTCATTGAGAGCTTCATCCGACACTTCTTCGAGAAGTGTATGGGCATACATCAGCACGATACCCAACGGGTTGTTGATTTCGTGGGCGATACCCGCCGCCAGCTTTCCCAGACTCGCCATTTTCTCCGCCTGTTCCAACGCCGCCCTGGTTTGTGCCAGCTGTTCATGTGAATAGTGCAGCGTCTCATATGCATTTTTAAGCATATCGATGGTATGCGGCAGACACATTTCATTTTCAGCAAGTCCCATGATGATGGCGATTGCATGATCTCGACAGGTCTCATAACCACACGCCCCGCAATTGAGTTCGTCCTGTGGGGTGTATTTTCCAAGATCCGCCAGAACCTTTTCAATCTTTGCCTCGCAGATCGGCTGAGTTTCCGTATCATCTTGCGGTTCAAAGGTTCTGGAAAGATCAAGATCTTGGCATTGACGCATCACCTCCTGCCACTCTTCTCTATTATGTTCCGCAAGTTTTTTTCTCGCGTATTGACTAATCAGCGATTGACGCTCATGTTTGTACGTCTTCACGCTCATCCCCGGCCCCATGATGCAGCCATCGCAGCAGAGGACTTCCAGTATTTTCGTCTGGATGATACCCTCTTCATACTCCTTGATGACTTCAACGAAATCACTCCCACCTGTGGCGACAAACCTATTTTCCAAGATGTCGTCACGAATATCGGCAGCCTGGAACAACCCTCTGGTTATCGGAAACAGCATTCCCAGGCCCGATCGGGGGGGATCAAAGTCGGACGGCTCACAACTGTCGGGGGTAAGATTGTGCATGTCGAATATCTCCCGCATCTCATTGAAGGTGATAACGACATTCACCTCTCCATTCAGAACCCTCGAAACAGCCTCCTTCTTCTTCGCGACACAGGGACCGATAAAAGCGATTTGTATATCCTGACCATGAAACATCCGTAATGCCCTGGCTACGGCGATCATGGGAGACACTATGGGCGCAAGAGACGCCGCGATACCCGGATGATACCTCTCAACAAAACCGATCAATGCCGGACAGGTAGTGGAAATGTATTCCTTCTCCTTTCCTTCTTCGATCAGTCTGCGATATCGATCCGAGACAAGGTCGGCGCCGAACGCCACTTCGCATACCTTGTCAAATCCCAGGGCCCGCACCATGCCGATGAAATGCTCTATGCCGATATCTGAAAACTCCGCGGGAGCGCTGGGTGCAATACATGCGATCTTTATTTCATTCGAGTCCAGAAGCTGATGAAAACTATCCAGTGAGCTGATGACTCGTTTCGCACCCTGCGAACAGACGCTCACACAATGGCCGCAGCTGATGCATCGTTCCGGGAGAATTTCAGCCTGGCCCCCGGATATCCGTATGGCCTTTGCCGGGCATTCCCGCACGCATGTGTAGCAGACTCGGCATCGATCACCGATAGTCTCTACAAACGACTCTTGTGTGTAGGTTTCCATAACCCACCCTACCCCGCTTTGCTTCGATCCTTGTACGTGGTGTGGAGCAGATGATGAGACATTTCACCCAGCGGTTTCCCCAGGAACTCGTCGTACAGCCGTTGGAGTTCTGTATTCTTGTGTGAAACCCTGACCTCTTCCGTTCGATCGATATGATACAGCGCCTTCATGCGCTCAGCGATGCGTTTCGGATCGCTATTCAACGGCTGACCGCCCCCGGCGATACATCCTCCGGGGCAGGTCATGACCTCGATGAAATGAATGTCTTTTCTGCCGTTTCTGACCTCATTGAGGATGTCCCGCGCCTGTGCAAGACCGCTGACCACGGCGACGCCCACCTCTATACCATTGATATCAAGAAAGGCTTCCTTTCGATTCGAGAGTCCCCGTAGCTTTTTGACCTCAAGCTTTTCAAGCTCTTTTCCCGTAACCAGGTAATAGGCCGTGCGTACCGCCGCCTCCGCCACACCGCCGGTTGCACCGAAGATCTTCCCGGCGGTTGTTCTCTCACCGAATGGGGAATCGGGCAATTCCGGTTCAAGGGTGGCCAGGTTCAAACCTCTCATGCGAATCATCTTCGCTATCTCGCGGGTCGTGAGAACGGCATCCACATCCGGGATCCCGCTTTTTGACATTTCCGGTCGATTGCATTCA encodes:
- a CDS encoding response regulator, with product MKDGKHVILVIDDDQDILDAARAVLESGGYIMIEAPSAHEGKDVFNKEKPDLLIVDIMMEEIDAGIAFVEEIRSTGFEGPIFFLSSIGDELSKQISTAKLGVTGILQKPLKKELVLELINNQLK
- a CDS encoding response regulator is translated as MERLRVLVIDDEEGMCRAIERALRRYSFIVNEIDEEISFDISLAHTGTDGLAAIEAEKPHLVLLDYKLPDMLGSDILERMQLNKDSDVLVIMITAFATIETAVVTIKRGAYDFLAKPFTPDELKSVVQKAATRLILQQQAQRYLEEKRQIRFQFISVLAHELKSPLNAIDGYLQIIHDKTLGDEVESYSKMVERCVIRIEGMRKLIRDLLDLTRIESGQKIRTLERLTLREIAVESMENMMAEAAERDISLNLLCDADVEITGDRDEFVIIFNNLISNAVKYNKDGGSVDILIKRTDDTIYVTVKDTGIGMSDEDAGRIFNDFVRIKNSATKNIQGSGLGLSIVKKLVTLYGGDIGVESTPDIGTTFTITLKEQTEIDQDKMIEGNIA
- a CDS encoding response regulator; the encoded protein is MKKTILVVDDDQDLREQLRINLEAAGYRVDTADGVTTASEYLAEKNPDIAIVDLMLEHVDSGFSLCYHIKKKKPELPIIMISAVVTETGFSFDAATDEERSWVRADVFLNKPVRTEQLLYEIERLLEQK
- a CDS encoding 4Fe-4S binding protein encodes the protein METYTQESFVETIGDRCRVCYTCVRECPAKAIRISGGQAEILPERCISCGHCVSVCSQGAKRVISSLDSFHQLLDSNEIKIACIAPSAPAEFSDIGIEHFIGMVRALGFDKVCEVAFGADLVSDRYRRLIEEGKEKEYISTTCPALIGFVERYHPGIAASLAPIVSPMIAVARALRMFHGQDIQIAFIGPCVAKKKEAVSRVLNGEVNVVITFNEMREIFDMHNLTPDSCEPSDFDPPRSGLGMLFPITRGLFQAADIRDDILENRFVATGGSDFVEVIKEYEEGIIQTKILEVLCCDGCIMGPGMSVKTYKHERQSLISQYARKKLAEHNREEWQEVMRQCQDLDLSRTFEPQDDTETQPICEAKIEKVLADLGKYTPQDELNCGACGYETCRDHAIAIIMGLAENEMCLPHTIDMLKNAYETLHYSHEQLAQTRAALEQAEKMASLGKLAAGIAHEINNPLGIVLMYAHTLLEEVSDEALNEDLTMIAQQADRCKRIVSDLLQFARKNRVELQSQNLYSLVERTINQMNISSGIGIELECTCDNPVAEVDTTQIIQVITNIVDNAVHAMSGHGKLNIRVDGTDDEVFIAITDSGIGIAQEYLKKIFEPFYTTKQMGKGTGLGLAVSYGIIKMHRGGIDVQSNTDPDAGPTGTTFTIRLPRNSQLENDEHP